A single region of the Halorussus gelatinilyticus genome encodes:
- a CDS encoding DUF5800 family protein — MTTLAFDEDGVDVVYEGTEFRLSKDLIEGATGKSYFDVTDHEVLRIVEKNPDLAGEARRIGDILR, encoded by the coding sequence ATGACGACGCTCGCGTTCGACGAGGACGGTGTGGACGTGGTGTACGAGGGGACCGAATTCCGCCTCTCGAAGGACCTCATCGAGGGGGCGACCGGCAAGTCTTACTTCGACGTAACCGACCACGAGGTGCTTCGAATCGTCGAGAAGAACCCGGACTTGGCGGGCGAGGCCCGACGCATCGGCGACATCCTCCGGTGA
- a CDS encoding BolA family protein, producing the protein MNADDVQELIESTLEDAEATVSHPRGVDDEDHLAATVVSPAFEGEALVAQHEMVYDALGDHMTEDIHALELKTYTPEEYAERGGE; encoded by the coding sequence ATGAACGCCGACGACGTGCAGGAACTCATCGAATCGACGCTCGAAGACGCCGAGGCGACCGTCAGCCACCCCCGCGGCGTGGACGACGAGGACCACCTCGCGGCAACCGTCGTCTCGCCCGCGTTCGAGGGCGAGGCGCTGGTCGCCCAACACGAGATGGTCTACGACGCGCTCGGCGACCACATGACCGAGGACATCCACGCGCTCGAACTCAAGACGTACACGCCCGAGGAGTACGCCGAGCGCGGCGGGGAGTAA
- a CDS encoding lamin tail domain-containing protein, whose translation MGVSNTNPWTTRTTTDHDAIREWVEARDAEPAHAPRTAEGVDLGDLRLDFPEDGPDANLEPVAWDDFFGKFESADLAFEYQNEEQNGERSYFHRFVNREETGVTEAPDAAVSVVAVETVSEVTDANETEEPSGERDHESPDTDPARGPSAEGVPDEVLGNRRQREPRLTAALVVDEIHENARGYDHWDKNGEYVVLRNEGDEPLDLTGWSVANSDEETYEFPDEFVLDPKRSVTIHSGSGEDTDRHLYWGSPLALWKNTGDVLTVRDDTDRRVIRVSY comes from the coding sequence ATGGGAGTGAGCAACACGAATCCGTGGACGACCAGAACCACGACCGACCACGACGCTATCCGCGAGTGGGTCGAAGCGCGCGACGCCGAACCGGCACACGCACCGCGAACCGCCGAGGGCGTGGACCTCGGCGACCTCCGTCTCGACTTCCCGGAAGACGGGCCGGACGCGAACCTCGAACCCGTCGCGTGGGACGACTTCTTCGGGAAGTTCGAGTCGGCCGACCTCGCGTTCGAGTACCAGAACGAGGAGCAGAACGGCGAGCGGAGCTACTTCCACCGGTTCGTGAACCGCGAGGAGACCGGCGTCACCGAAGCGCCCGACGCGGCCGTGTCGGTCGTCGCGGTCGAGACCGTGAGCGAGGTGACGGACGCCAACGAGACGGAGGAACCGAGCGGGGAACGCGACCACGAGAGTCCGGACACCGACCCCGCGCGGGGACCGAGCGCCGAGGGCGTCCCCGACGAGGTACTCGGCAACCGCCGCCAGCGCGAACCGAGGCTGACCGCCGCCCTGGTCGTAGACGAGATTCACGAGAATGCCCGCGGCTACGACCACTGGGACAAGAACGGCGAGTACGTCGTCCTCCGCAACGAGGGCGACGAACCGCTCGACTTGACGGGGTGGAGCGTGGCCAACTCCGACGAGGAGACCTACGAGTTCCCCGACGAGTTCGTCCTCGACCCGAAGCGGTCGGTGACGATTCACTCGGGGTCGGGCGAGGACACCGACCGCCACCTCTACTGGGGGTCGCCGCTGGCGCTCTGGAAGAACACGGGCGACGTGCTGACCGTCCGCGACGACACCGACCGGCGCGTGATTCGAGTGTCGTACTGA
- the pan1 gene encoding proteasome-activating nucleotidase Pan1 yields the protein MTDTVEDVDLPYDEESASQQDKIEALQERLEVLESQNEEMRDKLLDANAENNKYQQKLERLTHENKKLKQSPLFVATVQELTDDGVIIKQHGNNQEAVTEVTDEMREDLEPDDRVAVNNSLSIVKTLENETDVRARVMQVEESPSVTYEDIGGLEEQMNEVRETVEMPLERPEMFGEVGIDPPSGVLLYGPPGTGKTMLAKAVANQTDATFIKMAGSELVHKFIGEGAKLVRDLFEVARQHEPAVLFIDEIDAIAAKRTDSKTSGDAEVQRTMMQLLSEMDGFEDRGEIRIIAATNRFDMLDRAILRPGRFDRLIEVPKPNLEGREKIFRIHTRDMNVADDVDFDKLAKNAEDASGADIKAICTEAGMFAIRDDRTEIRMEDFENAKAKIDAEDEEEEISKTFA from the coding sequence ATGACCGACACTGTGGAAGACGTAGACCTCCCCTACGACGAGGAGAGCGCGTCCCAGCAGGACAAGATAGAGGCCCTTCAAGAGCGGTTGGAGGTTCTGGAGTCGCAGAACGAGGAGATGCGCGACAAGCTTCTGGATGCGAACGCCGAGAACAACAAATACCAGCAGAAGCTCGAGCGCCTGACTCACGAGAACAAGAAGCTCAAGCAGTCGCCGCTGTTCGTCGCCACCGTCCAAGAACTCACGGACGACGGCGTCATCATCAAACAGCACGGCAACAACCAGGAGGCCGTTACCGAGGTCACCGACGAGATGCGCGAGGACCTCGAACCCGACGACCGCGTCGCCGTCAACAACTCTCTGTCTATCGTGAAGACGCTGGAGAACGAGACCGACGTGCGTGCGCGAGTCATGCAGGTCGAGGAGAGTCCCTCCGTGACCTACGAGGACATCGGCGGTCTCGAAGAGCAGATGAACGAGGTCCGCGAGACGGTCGAGATGCCCCTCGAACGCCCCGAGATGTTCGGCGAGGTCGGCATCGACCCGCCGAGTGGCGTCCTGCTCTACGGCCCGCCCGGAACGGGCAAGACGATGCTGGCGAAGGCCGTCGCCAACCAGACCGACGCGACCTTCATCAAGATGGCCGGCTCGGAGCTGGTCCACAAGTTCATCGGCGAGGGCGCGAAGCTGGTCCGTGACCTCTTCGAGGTCGCGCGCCAGCACGAACCCGCCGTCCTGTTCATCGACGAGATAGACGCCATCGCCGCCAAGCGGACCGACTCGAAGACCTCGGGCGACGCGGAGGTCCAGCGGACGATGATGCAACTGCTCTCGGAGATGGACGGCTTCGAGGACCGTGGCGAGATTCGTATCATCGCGGCCACGAACCGCTTCGACATGCTCGACCGCGCCATATTGCGGCCCGGCCGCTTCGACCGCCTCATCGAGGTTCCCAAGCCGAACCTCGAAGGCCGCGAGAAGATCTTCCGCATCCACACCCGCGACATGAACGTCGCCGACGACGTGGACTTCGACAAACTGGCGAAGAACGCCGAGGACGCCTCCGGTGCGGACATCAAGGCCATCTGCACCGAGGCCGGGATGTTCGCCATCCGCGACGACCGGACCGAAATTCGCATGGAGGACTTCGAGAACGCCAAGGCGAAGATAGACGCCGAGGACGAGGAAGAGGAAATCTCGAAGACGTTCGCCTGA
- a CDS encoding MarR family transcriptional regulator — MSASETARTKESRLTGENATEAIRDLPPSAKLVAKVLEYNDTLTQSQIAEESLLPDRTVRYALNRLDDEDIVSSRFSFSDARKRLYSLDLD; from the coding sequence ATGAGTGCGTCAGAAACTGCACGAACGAAGGAGAGTCGGCTAACGGGGGAGAACGCCACCGAGGCGATTCGGGACCTGCCGCCGAGCGCCAAGTTGGTCGCCAAGGTACTCGAGTACAACGACACCCTGACTCAGAGCCAGATCGCCGAGGAATCGCTGCTGCCCGACCGGACGGTCCGCTACGCGCTGAACCGCCTCGACGACGAGGATATCGTCTCCTCGCGGTTCTCGTTCTCGGACGCGCGCAAGCGACTCTACTCGCTGGACCTCGACTGA